The following are from one region of the Pseudobacteroides sp. genome:
- a CDS encoding cyclic lactone autoinducer peptide, with product MRNVKKFLKGIFVNLFVGLTSNVASECIPFGFYQPKAPKSLTKKPT from the coding sequence GTGAGAAACGTGAAAAAATTTTTAAAAGGCATATTTGTAAACTTATTTGTTGGTTTAACATCAAATGTTGCTTCAGAATGCATACCTTTTGGCTTCTATCAACCTAAGGCACCAAAATCTCTAACTAAAAAACCGACATAA